A genomic stretch from Halorhodospira halophila SL1 includes:
- a CDS encoding phytoene/squalene synthase family protein yields MSPSHIPPETLARAAPPGSSLDYALRLAPAHQREPLQAIAAFTGEIRRIPWHTQEAEVGRATLHWWRTELARILEGGGQHPLAAPLAAAVHEHQLPGAELRAILDEADRALDGDRPETFPEQLRLAERHAAAPLRLAAQVLVGDASATGYATALGSAVGLTRSLRLQGLAARYGDSDLPRETLRQAGVPAEGPLLQSDGTALPSLLRALAVQADAIAPLFPAARGQAPEDRRRVAALRPVTAYAALHQALIAEILRRGPAELIRGRLTLTPLRKVWVAWRGQP; encoded by the coding sequence ATGAGCCCAAGCCACATCCCTCCCGAGACCCTGGCCCGCGCGGCGCCGCCAGGCTCGAGCCTGGACTACGCCCTGCGCCTGGCACCGGCGCACCAGCGCGAACCGCTGCAGGCCATCGCGGCGTTCACGGGCGAGATCCGGCGCATCCCGTGGCATACCCAGGAGGCCGAAGTCGGCCGCGCCACGCTGCACTGGTGGCGCACCGAGCTGGCCCGGATCCTCGAGGGCGGCGGGCAGCACCCGCTGGCGGCGCCGCTGGCCGCTGCAGTGCATGAGCACCAACTCCCGGGCGCGGAGCTGCGCGCGATCCTCGATGAGGCGGACCGTGCGCTGGACGGCGACCGGCCGGAGACTTTTCCCGAGCAGCTCCGTCTGGCCGAGCGCCACGCTGCGGCCCCGCTGCGTCTGGCAGCGCAGGTGCTGGTCGGCGACGCTAGCGCCACTGGGTACGCCACGGCCCTGGGCAGCGCTGTCGGGCTCACCCGCAGTCTGCGCCTGCAGGGGCTGGCTGCGCGCTACGGCGACAGTGATCTGCCCCGGGAGACGCTGCGCCAGGCCGGGGTGCCGGCGGAGGGGCCGTTGCTCCAGTCCGATGGCACGGCCCTGCCCTCGTTGCTTCGGGCGCTGGCCGTGCAGGCCGATGCCATCGCGCCGTTGTTTCCGGCGGCGCGCGGGCAGGCGCCGGAGGACCGTCGGCGGGTGGCTGCCTTGCGCCCGGTGACGGCGTACGCTGCGCTGCACCAGGCGCTGATCGCGGAGATCCTGCGCCGCGGGCCGGCGGAGCTGATCCGTGGCCGGCTGACGCTCACGCCGTTGCGCAAGGTGTGGGTCGCTTGGCGGGGGCAGCCGTAG
- the ubiG gene encoding bifunctional 2-polyprenyl-6-hydroxyphenol methylase/3-demethylubiquinol 3-O-methyltransferase UbiG, with protein sequence MTRADDQGSERNEDTRETAQFDATGDWWEPDGSQRALHDINPIRLEWVEARLGGLAGKRILDVGAGGGLLAEAMARQGAQVLGIDTARQALQTAKLHALEAEITTLDYRVCTVEELAEEARRGEIEPFDAVVCMEMIEHTPRPESVVAAIATLLRDGGDACFSTINRTLRAYALAIVGAEYILGLLPRGTHQHERFVRPSELARWGRPHGLALQQVTGLGYNPFARTAWLKRDASVNYFAHLRKA encoded by the coding sequence ATGACCCGGGCCGACGACCAGGGCAGCGAACGCAACGAGGACACCCGCGAGACAGCGCAGTTCGACGCCACCGGGGACTGGTGGGAGCCGGACGGCAGCCAGCGGGCGCTGCACGACATCAACCCGATCCGCCTGGAGTGGGTCGAGGCACGGCTCGGCGGGCTGGCCGGCAAGCGCATCCTCGACGTCGGCGCTGGTGGTGGCCTGCTGGCCGAGGCCATGGCCCGGCAGGGCGCGCAGGTTCTGGGCATCGACACGGCACGCCAGGCGCTGCAGACCGCCAAGCTCCACGCCCTGGAGGCGGAGATCACCACGTTGGACTACCGCGTCTGCACGGTGGAGGAACTGGCCGAGGAAGCCCGCCGCGGCGAGATCGAGCCCTTCGACGCCGTGGTCTGCATGGAGATGATCGAACACACTCCGCGCCCGGAATCGGTGGTGGCCGCCATCGCCACCCTGCTGCGCGACGGCGGCGATGCCTGTTTCTCGACCATCAACCGCACCCTGCGCGCCTACGCCCTGGCCATTGTCGGCGCCGAGTACATCCTCGGCCTGCTGCCCCGGGGGACCCACCAGCACGAGCGCTTCGTGCGCCCCTCGGAGCTGGCCCGCTGGGGCCGCCCCCACGGCCTGGCCCTCCAGCAGGTGACCGGGCTGGGCTACAACCCGTTCGCCCGCACGGCCTGGCTGAAGCGAGACGCCTCGGTGAACTACTTCGCGCATCTGCGCAAGGCATGA
- a CDS encoding potassium/proton antiporter: MDLTNQLILFGAALLLVSVLASVVSDRVGAPMLLVFLGIGMLLGEEGLFGIDFDDIQAAHLIGSLALAIILFDGGLRTQTSTFRVALKPALTLATVGVIITAAITGGVLAWVFDLDWKQGLLLGAIVGSTDAAAVFGLLHARGLELKQRVAATLEIESGSNDPMAIFLTIMLVEILVQQPDLLAAAAALEFAQQLGLGAAFGALGGLALAGLINRINLTPGLYPLLALGGGLAIFGAAAVLGGSGFLAVYLAGLIVGNRRLQAAQNIRRFHDGFAWLAQITMFVVLGLLVTPSELLPVAAQGLLAAAVLILVARPVAVFACLAPFRFPWREQLFISWVGLRGAVPIILGLFPLLAGIDQADLFFNVAFFVVLVSLVVQGWTIAPAARLLGLEVPPDTGASQRQVIDVPQQTDYAFIAYRITETSPTLYEPVSRLNLPPSAQAVALFRSGEALRHPQREVLRPRDYLYLLALPRDIADLDRLFVAPSGPAYLEEQRFFGEFTLDGAARLGDIASAYGITMPSGAQPEQSLSDYLLWIFNNRAVVGDRVRIDNLQFTIREIQEGRIAKVGMRIGQRG, from the coding sequence TTGGACTTGACCAACCAACTGATCCTGTTCGGCGCCGCTCTACTGCTGGTGAGCGTGCTCGCCAGCGTGGTCTCCGATCGAGTCGGCGCGCCGATGCTGCTGGTCTTCCTGGGCATCGGCATGCTCCTCGGCGAGGAGGGGCTGTTCGGGATCGACTTCGACGACATCCAGGCCGCCCACCTCATCGGCAGCCTGGCGCTGGCGATCATCCTCTTCGACGGCGGGCTGCGCACCCAGACCTCGACATTCCGCGTAGCGCTCAAACCAGCGCTGACCCTCGCCACCGTCGGCGTGATCATCACCGCCGCTATCACCGGCGGGGTGCTGGCCTGGGTCTTCGACCTCGACTGGAAACAGGGGCTGCTCCTCGGCGCCATTGTCGGCTCCACCGACGCCGCGGCAGTCTTCGGGCTGCTCCACGCCCGCGGCCTGGAGCTCAAACAACGCGTGGCCGCCACGCTGGAGATCGAATCGGGCTCCAACGACCCGATGGCGATCTTCCTGACCATCATGCTGGTGGAGATCCTGGTCCAGCAGCCAGACCTGCTCGCCGCGGCGGCGGCCCTGGAGTTTGCCCAGCAGCTCGGCCTGGGCGCGGCCTTCGGCGCCCTGGGCGGCCTGGCCCTGGCCGGGCTGATCAACCGCATCAACCTCACTCCCGGGCTCTACCCGCTGCTCGCCCTCGGCGGCGGCCTGGCCATCTTCGGCGCCGCGGCAGTCCTCGGCGGCAGCGGCTTCCTGGCCGTCTACCTCGCCGGGCTGATCGTTGGCAACCGCCGCCTGCAGGCGGCGCAGAACATCCGCCGCTTCCACGACGGCTTCGCCTGGCTGGCGCAGATCACCATGTTCGTGGTGCTCGGCCTGCTGGTCACCCCCTCGGAACTACTCCCCGTCGCCGCCCAGGGCCTGCTGGCGGCCGCGGTCCTGATCCTGGTCGCCCGCCCGGTGGCGGTCTTCGCCTGCCTGGCGCCGTTCCGTTTCCCGTGGCGCGAGCAGCTGTTCATCTCGTGGGTGGGGCTGCGCGGCGCCGTGCCGATCATCCTCGGGCTGTTCCCGCTGCTGGCCGGGATCGATCAGGCAGACCTGTTCTTCAATGTGGCCTTCTTCGTGGTGCTGGTGTCGCTGGTCGTCCAGGGCTGGACCATCGCCCCGGCAGCCCGGCTGCTGGGCCTTGAGGTCCCGCCGGATACCGGCGCATCCCAGCGGCAGGTGATCGACGTGCCGCAGCAGACCGACTATGCGTTCATCGCCTACCGGATCACCGAGACCTCACCGACCCTCTACGAGCCGGTCAGCCGGCTCAACCTGCCGCCCTCGGCCCAGGCGGTGGCGCTATTCCGCAGCGGTGAGGCGCTGCGCCATCCGCAGCGCGAGGTGCTGCGTCCCCGGGACTACCTCTACCTGCTCGCCCTGCCCCGGGACATTGCCGACCTGGATCGCCTCTTCGTTGCCCCCAGCGGGCCGGCGTATCTTGAGGAGCAGCGCTTCTTTGGCGAGTTCACCCTGGATGGGGCGGCGCGATTGGGGGATATTGCCAGCGCCTACGGCATTACCATGCCGAGCGGTGCCCAGCCCGAGCAGTCCCTGAGTGATTACCTGCTGTGGATCTTTAACAACCGGGCGGTGGTCGGCGACCGGGTGCGAATCGACAACCTGCAGTTCACCATCCGGGAGATCCAGGAGGGGCGCATCGCCAAGGTGGGCATGCGCATCGGACAACGGGGCTGA
- the mtnA gene encoding S-methyl-5-thioribose-1-phosphate isomerase: MNTASHDTVRALEWRDEGLYLLDQRLLPDQEQYLCCADAASVAQAITDMVVRGAPAIGVAAGYGAALAGAAAWRTHGSGWQAGMAEDIDTLRRSRPTAVNLGWALRRMEAFAARLPEDQDPAPALLAEAQAIHEEDVAANRRMGRSGAGLIQPGSGVLTHCNTGSLATGGLGTALGVIRTAWADGRVERVFADETRPWLQGSRLTAWELAADGIPVDLLADGAAAALMRTGQVQWAIVGADRIAANGDVANKIGTYAVALAARQHGVRLMVVAPTSTIDLATPAGEQIPIETRDAREVLYAGGRRIAPESEAVGAWNPVFDVTPAELVDVIVTERGVVHQPDADGIARLFEGAG; the protein is encoded by the coding sequence TTGAATACTGCCTCCCACGACACGGTTCGGGCGCTGGAGTGGCGCGACGAGGGGCTCTATCTGCTCGATCAGCGCCTGCTCCCCGACCAGGAGCAATACCTGTGCTGCGCCGATGCCGCCAGCGTGGCCCAGGCCATCACCGACATGGTGGTCCGGGGTGCCCCGGCCATCGGCGTGGCCGCCGGCTACGGGGCAGCGCTGGCCGGGGCGGCGGCCTGGCGGACCCATGGGTCGGGCTGGCAGGCCGGCATGGCCGAGGACATCGACACCCTGCGCCGCTCGCGGCCCACGGCCGTCAATCTCGGCTGGGCCCTGAGGCGTATGGAGGCCTTTGCCGCCCGGCTGCCCGAGGATCAGGACCCGGCGCCGGCCCTGCTCGCCGAGGCTCAGGCTATCCATGAGGAGGATGTGGCGGCCAACCGGCGGATGGGACGTTCTGGCGCCGGCTTGATCCAGCCGGGCAGCGGCGTGCTGACCCACTGCAACACGGGCTCGCTGGCGACCGGCGGGCTGGGTACGGCGCTGGGGGTGATCCGGACCGCCTGGGCGGACGGTCGGGTCGAGCGGGTCTTCGCCGACGAGACCCGCCCCTGGCTGCAGGGATCCCGGCTGACCGCCTGGGAGCTGGCCGCCGACGGCATCCCGGTGGACCTGCTGGCTGATGGCGCGGCGGCGGCCCTGATGCGCACCGGGCAGGTGCAGTGGGCCATCGTGGGCGCCGACCGGATCGCCGCCAACGGCGACGTCGCCAACAAGATCGGTACCTATGCGGTGGCCCTGGCCGCGCGCCAGCACGGTGTCCGCTTGATGGTGGTGGCCCCCACTTCGACCATCGATCTGGCCACCCCCGCCGGCGAGCAGATCCCTATCGAGACCCGGGATGCCCGGGAGGTCCTCTATGCGGGGGGGCGCCGGATCGCCCCGGAGTCCGAGGCGGTCGGCGCCTGGAACCCGGTCTTCGATGTCACGCCGGCGGAGCTGGTGGATGTGATCGTCACCGAGCGCGGGGTGGTCCACCAGCCGGACGCCGACGGCATCGCTCGGTTATTCGAGGGCGCTGGCTGA
- a CDS encoding TRZ/ATZ family hydrolase, translating to MERVDTLIHARWVIPVEPTGHVLEDHGVALRDGRIVAVAGNDDLRRAYQADEQRELGEHVLIPGLINAHTHTAMTLLRGMADDLPLMTWLTEHIWPAEQRWVSEAFVRDGSTLAMGEMLRGGVTCFNDMYFYPEVTGEAARQVGMRALLGMIVIGVPSGYAQSLDEYLEKGLALHEQFRDDPLVRTLFAPHSPYTVDDSFLGRIGEHAERLDVPIHIHVQETADEVQQSLRETGKRPLQRLDEVGLVSPRLLAVHATQLESAEIERLAAAGAHVLHCPEANLKLASGFCPAAALTRAGVNVALGTDGVASNNDLDLIGEMRTAALLAKAVSGDAAALPAEQALAMVTINAARAFGLDDEIGSIVPGKAADLTAISLADLNQHPIYNPLSQLVYAANRQHVTDVWVGGQPRVRNGQLTTLDTAETIARAEQWRERIAAERAQ from the coding sequence ATGGAACGTGTCGACACTCTGATCCACGCCCGCTGGGTGATCCCGGTCGAGCCGACCGGGCACGTGCTTGAGGACCACGGGGTCGCGCTACGCGACGGGCGCATCGTGGCCGTGGCCGGTAACGACGACCTGCGCCGAGCCTACCAGGCCGACGAGCAACGCGAACTCGGCGAGCACGTCCTCATCCCGGGGCTGATCAACGCCCACACGCACACCGCCATGACCCTGCTGCGCGGCATGGCCGACGACCTGCCGCTGATGACCTGGCTGACCGAGCACATCTGGCCAGCCGAGCAGCGCTGGGTGAGCGAGGCCTTCGTGCGCGACGGCAGCACCCTGGCCATGGGCGAGATGCTCCGCGGCGGGGTGACCTGCTTCAACGACATGTACTTCTACCCCGAAGTCACCGGCGAGGCCGCCCGCCAGGTGGGCATGCGGGCACTGCTCGGGATGATCGTCATCGGCGTCCCCAGTGGCTACGCGCAGAGCCTGGACGAGTACCTGGAGAAGGGGCTGGCGCTCCACGAGCAGTTCCGCGACGACCCTTTGGTGCGCACCCTGTTCGCGCCCCACTCGCCCTACACCGTAGACGACAGCTTCCTCGGCCGGATCGGCGAGCACGCCGAGCGGCTGGACGTGCCCATCCACATCCACGTCCAGGAGACTGCCGACGAGGTCCAGCAGAGCCTGCGTGAGACCGGCAAGCGGCCCCTGCAGCGGCTGGATGAGGTCGGTCTGGTCTCGCCCCGGCTGCTCGCCGTCCACGCCACCCAGCTCGAATCCGCCGAGATCGAGCGCCTGGCTGCCGCGGGTGCCCACGTGCTGCATTGCCCGGAGGCCAACCTCAAGCTGGCCAGCGGCTTCTGCCCTGCCGCGGCGCTCACCCGGGCCGGGGTCAATGTAGCCCTGGGCACCGATGGCGTGGCCAGCAACAACGATCTCGATCTGATCGGCGAGATGCGCACCGCGGCCCTGCTGGCCAAGGCGGTCTCCGGCGACGCCGCTGCCCTCCCCGCCGAGCAGGCCCTGGCTATGGTCACCATCAACGCGGCACGGGCCTTCGGCCTGGACGACGAGATCGGCTCCATCGTCCCCGGCAAGGCCGCCGACCTGACCGCCATCTCGTTGGCGGACCTCAACCAGCACCCGATCTACAACCCGCTCTCGCAGCTGGTCTACGCCGCCAACCGCCAGCACGTCACTGACGTCTGGGTGGGCGGTCAGCCCCGGGTGCGCAACGGCCAGCTGACCACGCTGGATACCGCCGAGACCATTGCCCGTGCCGAGCAGTGGCGGGAGCGGATCGCCGCAGAACGGGCGCAATAG
- a CDS encoding HAD-IA family hydrolase has product MTARHGVLFDLDGTLVDTAPDLIACLQGLLAEAGRTPAPSAALQATVSHGARIMVSHAFSLPPSDPHAVALEQELVRRYRARIADESRLFPGMASVLDTLEAQGIPWGIVTNKPTDLTEPLLERLGLDTRAGAVVCGDTLARAKPHPDPIRHAAATLGCPPEACWSLGDARRDIDAAAAAGARGLVALFGYLHAGDRPALWGAHGLIRQPAELLGWIDPGLNARLEPSTA; this is encoded by the coding sequence ATGACGGCCCGGCACGGCGTCCTCTTCGATCTTGACGGCACGCTGGTCGACACGGCGCCGGATCTGATCGCCTGCCTCCAGGGGTTACTCGCCGAGGCCGGCCGCACCCCGGCGCCTAGCGCCGCCCTGCAGGCCACGGTCTCCCACGGGGCGCGGATCATGGTCAGCCACGCCTTTTCGCTGCCCCCGAGTGATCCGCACGCCGTCGCCCTGGAGCAGGAGCTGGTCCGGCGCTACCGGGCCCGCATCGCCGATGAGAGCCGCCTGTTTCCGGGTATGGCGTCGGTACTCGACACCCTGGAGGCCCAGGGCATCCCCTGGGGCATCGTGACCAACAAGCCCACCGACCTCACGGAGCCACTGCTGGAGCGCCTGGGGCTGGATACCCGTGCCGGGGCCGTGGTTTGCGGCGACACCCTGGCCCGGGCCAAACCCCACCCCGATCCGATCCGCCACGCCGCGGCCACCCTGGGCTGCCCGCCCGAGGCGTGCTGGAGCCTGGGCGACGCCCGGCGGGATATCGACGCCGCAGCGGCAGCCGGCGCCCGAGGGCTGGTGGCGCTGTTCGGCTACCTCCACGCCGGCGATCGCCCCGCCCTGTGGGGCGCCCACGGGCTGATCCGGCAACCCGCGGAGTTGCTGGGTTGGATCGATCCGGGGCTGAACGCCAGACTCGAACCTTCCACCGCCTAG